The following DNA comes from Taeniopygia guttata chromosome 20, bTaeGut7.mat, whole genome shotgun sequence.
CCAGCACGGGGCTGTTGGAGGTTTGGAGCCAGGAGgatcagcagcagctgggatgtgctgctgagagcagatgCTTGTGCTGCTTGTGGTGAGGCCCTCAAGCCTGGGATgagcctgagctgcaggaagctggaAAAATGCTGTATTAGTTCCACCCATACAGCAGAGGTGTGGGAGCATCCTCTGGAGGGTGTTTGGATCGCTTTGAGCTGAGGTGTGGATGTTGCTGGTGAGGACCAGGTGGctcctgcctccagctcctctccaaGGAGCACAGCacctccctctctgctccccttgGGTTTTGGTGCTTGAGGTTCTCTGGCCTTGAAATGGCACAAAGGGGGGATCTAGTGGAGCCATGTTGGGGCAGAGAGCTCAGGGATGAGCCCCACAGACTGCCACAGGCCCCTGGCATAGCTCTGTGCCAAGAACCCACTGCTGGCATagagagagctctgtgtgtgccaTGGGCAGCGCTGCTGGGCTGAAGCTGGAGCAGCTTCCCAAGGGCTTTGCCCCAGGGGGAGATGGCTCATCTGGGAGGATGTTCCTTGGGAGAGGAGACAGTTGAGGCTCCTCCCTCACATGTTGCATCTTCAGCTACAGGCCCAATGGATCTTCTGGCTAGGATTTGAAGGCAGAGCCCAGAACGTCCCTTAATCCCCAGCTGACTCTGCGCCCTTCCCTGGCAGATTTTCCCCCGGGCGCTCTCCTGTGCTGTTCTGCTGCTCGTGCTGGTGGCCGTgctgagcagaggcaggaggtgcAGCATCGCCAAAATCCTCCGGCAGTACCGCGCCGTCATCTTCCATGAGATCCAGAACCTGGTGAGCAGAGGCAGGGCCCTGGCCCTGGGAacactgctgggctggatgcagccctgATGAGGGATGTGGGGAGGGAAGCTTCATATGGAGCTGTCTGCtttgccagcagtgctggggaagggttgTGTTTAACTGGGGGATCCTTGCTCCAAGTGGGAAGCGCCCATCCTGCGAGCTGCTGGATCTTCTTGCTTTATTTCTCCAGAGAAACCTGACTGGGTCGTACAGGAGCGGGAGGGCCGGGCCCGCTTGTCGCTCGGACAAGGTGAGCATGGAGGgacccagggctggggcatcgtgtgggctgagccccagggagccacggagcctccctccctgccggggctctgtgctgctcctctgcaggaCCAGAAGATCCTGCTGTCCATCTACAACATCAGCATGTCCCTGTGGGAGGTGGGGGCCGGCACCccgcaggaccctgaggagCTGGCGGTCTGGAGGGTGGCCAGGAACACCAACTTTGTGCTCCGGGAGAACTGCAGGAAAATCAGCAAGGTAGGAAGCTCTCTACTTCCCAGCCACACCAGTGATTCCCTATTCCAagggctgtgggcagagctTGCCTTGTTTTGTTctctcctggctgcccatgAGGAGTGTCCAGGCTCTGCCTGCTtcactccaggagctggggaatGCTGATTGCACATCCATCATCCCTGGGAGCTTCAGAATAACCAAGGGAGGGAAGTTTAGTTGTGGCAGTGTGGGCCAGGCTGGTGGGGTTTTGCCACTGGCTCCCAAGTGGGTTTTTCCACATGTGCCACGATGCCTTGGCTGAGGGGAATGCAAGGCCTTGTCCTGGTGGGATGGGCACCCTGTGGGTGCATTCACCCTGTCCTGCTCTTGCTCCTGAGTGCTCATATGCAAGAATTGGGATTTCTCCCCTAAGGGCTGGTCTGGGTTCCTCTGGCATCTCCAAAGCTCTGCTGGGGAAACCTCATCCAGGAGGATCCCTGTGGCAGCAACAGCAGGGAAAACCAAGGGCAGCAGAGcaccagctcccagctctgcctgaccctggcacagggctggcactgtCCTCCCTGTCACTGCCACTGGGGACATCGGCTGGTGACAACCCTGCCTGAGGTCTGCTGGTGTGGGAtcgagctgctgctgctgctctggagatCTTACCTGGTGTCCGTGGGCAGCTCAAACAGGGGCAGCCACCTTTGGGGACTACTGGGGACCTGAGACCATGTCCCTGACTAACGTGTCTGTGGTGTGGGGGGGTTCTGCCGCCTCCCCCGGCGCACGGACCGCAGAGCCCGGCGCGCACCGGagcggccccggcgcggcgcggggcggccgcCCGCAGGAGGAAGCGGCTGCGGGAGATCGGCAGGAAGGCGGAGAGGCTGGCGACCTGCTGGGAGAAGCTCAATGCCCTGCACGCACCCCGCCAGGTGCCCTGGGACTCGTAGGGACGCCCTCGCCCCACGCCGCGGGGATGTGCTGCTCCAGCGCCGGGGCTGCCAGTGGCTCCTTTGGGAACCTGGGACAAACTCAGCCTTGAGGGCGGAGAGGTTGCTGCCAGCAGATGCCCAAGCTGAATTCATCCTCCTGCTCCAAGCGGTGCCCAGGCACTGGAGCCACCacccctggctggggctggcaggttGGTGTGATGTGGGATGGCTGTGGCACACACCTGGTGCACCAGAAATGCTGagaagaagaaggggaagaacaCAAAAGAGAAGGTGAGGTGTGGATTCTTGCTCACTCCCGgccctgcagcacctgctgctCTCTTGAGGACAATGGGTGTGTTTTGGGGCAGAAAGAGGACATGTGGGGCCAtggctctgggggctctgctGGAAGTGAGGCCACAGTGCATCTGCAAGGCTCTGAGGTCATTGGAGCTGTGCATGGGGACAGGTGTCCCCGAGGCTCTGCTGGGATGTGCAGAGCAGCCGGGCACCCACAGTGGACAGGGAAGTAAAGGTGCATCACTGGGCACCTGGGGAAGCCTGAGGGGTTCTGATATCCAAACATGCCAGGCAGTGTGGGGGTTTGAGGCCAAGGCTCAGCCTCGGTGACAGGCAGCACTGTGGAGGGACCCGGCTGCTTGGCACTGTGGGTgccccagcagggagggaatgGTGGGGTGAGGTGAAGGGCACCCTCACTTGTCAGGGCATCCTCCCTTGTCATTGTGCTCTGCCTGTGGCCTCCACTGCTTTGTTGGGTGGCAAACAGCCTCTGGGAAGCCAGAAATAAAACCTCTCCTTCCCTGGAAGTACTTTGGGTGCTTTATCTGGTGATCCAGGGGCTCTTGTGCTGTGGATGGagctggcacagtgctgggtcTGCCCATGGTGCCGGGTCCATGGAAGCCCAGGCAGAAGCCCACAGCAGTGGAGGGCACAGTGGCATCCTGCCTCTGCTCACTCTGTCTGCATCCCTGGTGTGGCTGATGGAAACCAGGCGCTGCTTTTTTGGAAGGAGTGACAGCTAGGAgggccagcagtgtgccctgcctcagtttccctggaGTGACAGCTAGGAgggccagcagtgtgccctgcctcagtttccccagccCGTCGGCCCGTGTGGCGGCTGTCGCAGCCCCGAGGGGCTGTGGAGGACACGAGATGGCAGCAGCgggctgtgtgtgctgagcGGAGCCGGGCACTGCCCGTTCCCCCCGTTCCCATGGCCACACCAGCATCGCCGGCCTCGTCCCCGCTGAGCCTcggctgtgcccaggggggcAGTGAGCGCTGCCAGTGAGTGGGGTGCCCCTCATGCCCCGAAGGAGGTGGGGGGCGGCTTTCCCTGGGGGTTTCTGGGGGTTCAAACTACGAAGGAGGGATTCAGGGAGGGAAAGGCAAGGGATGCTCAGGGGTCCTTGCCCACTCCCTGCCTCTGGGAATtgggctgggaggagctggaaggGTTTCATAACCAGGGGTGGGTGGACATCAGAGTCCCCGGggtggagcagggagcaggcaggagcgGTTGGTTTGatggggcaggacagggaccCTGGTTTGGGGGTCAGAGCAGGGGGTGCAGCCTGGGGATGCTGCTCTTGTGGGGTCCCTG
Coding sequences within:
- the C20H20orf204 gene encoding uncharacterized protein C20orf204 homolog, with the translated sequence MIFPRALSCAVLLLVLVAVLSRGRRCSIAKILRQYRAVIFHEIQNLRNLTGSYRSGRAGPACRSDKDQKILLSIYNISMSLWEVGAGTPQDPEELAVWRVARNTNFVLRENCRKISKSPARTGAAPARRGAAARRRKRLREIGRKAERLATCWEKLNALHAPRQVPWDS